Proteins found in one Quercus robur chromosome 2, dhQueRobu3.1, whole genome shotgun sequence genomic segment:
- the LOC126714812 gene encoding zinc finger CCCH domain-containing protein 41 isoform X2 encodes MELKVSSPKPLGLSPSDCVSDPEEKEVSDDDDDDRNHKHRRRETRSQSLERDAPEHVITRPYRRRNKPYENGHAFRDFESQASEKDLYTKFERRRPGLMPLARSPLDLNQRNRANQTFSGDTGPGRGRGRDSGSWNQRDSRFSSVDIASQMVQQGPIPPSLYNGRGLPNVSNAQSASWSAFGLIPGLPTGGLDTIHSIGLQGTLRPPINSSMNMGIPRQRCRDFEERGFCLRGDMCPMEHGVNRIVIEDVQSLSQFNLPVSLPSVHLLGAPAGTGPLPSVSASSTALMNSKGLHGKSSKPGMADDGLGLNGAFPGSGCVNGADLYDPDQPLWNNNCPETSSALLSLQSPKIHETDSTLNDDPSDRHLGRLCDSADNECLVRSTGIGVGSQGNSLSVWGRIGSSKNRLDVKGKIDSTSSDYLENEAKEDKGALASVQGTSRQGKRIIAEDVGLKAMDSSPKTPSDNMRSIRKPSQKALRTLFVNGIPQRNNKREALLSHFQKFGEVIDIYIPANGERAFVQFSKREEAEAALKAPDAVMGNRFIKLWWANRDSIPDDGISSGSSVSVTPLGVTAASASYHPSIVSKGKDINQPAASRSSVLHASDASVSVSDHPKPVISDAPKAQPPMQKKLDSLEQLKEELRKKQELLDQKRNDFRRQLQKLEKHATKGEVVAEQVAKRPKVEIVADISKAATPRSSYDPGSAVVSPHTEMVGDKIKSVDNVLSHSPKASTPTSLQESTNLKQPNRPLAPVGVPFLMNRYKLDNRPTGFRIIPPLPAGLASVAVLKEHFSSYGDLSTVELEDMDVGESEASKICSACITFTTRRSAERAFVNGKCWQDHNLKFMWLTSSNSRSDSGGSENSPSTHKGHSEPDIQPAETYSEPDVQPAETLPSIVSEEVTASENGDPESLEIKSGVERMELGEDSQPGASPKSGEEE; translated from the exons ATGGAGCTGAAAGTTTCATCTCCAAAACCACTGGGTCTTTCTCCTTCTGATTGTGTTAGTGATCCTGAGGAGAAGGAAGTCagtgacgatgatgatgatgatcgtAACCATAAGCATCGTAGGCGGGAGACACGTTCTCAATCTTTAGAAAGAGATGCTCCAGAGCATGTAATAACAAGGCCATATAGAAGACGCAACAAACCTTATGAAAATGGGCATGCTTTCAGGGATTTTGAATCTCAAGCAAGTGAGAAAGACTTGTATACAAAGTTTGAAAGAAGACGCCCTGGTCTAATGCCACTCGCTCGATCACCTTTGGATTTGAATCAAAGAAATCGGGCAAACCAAACATTTTCTGGAGACACTGGTCCTGGTAGAGGAAGAGGCAGGGATTCTGGATCTTGGAATCAACGTGATTCAAGGTTCAGCTCAGTTGATATTGCTTCTCAAATGGTTCAGCAGGGGCCCATTCCTCCTAGCCTATACAATGGAAGAGGTTTGCCAAATGTTTCAAATGCACAGAGTGCATCTTGGAGTGCATTTGGATTAATTCCAGGACTACCAACTGGTGGCTTGGATACAATCCATTCCATTGGGTTGCAAGGAACTCTCAGACCACCCATCAATTCTTCAATGAATATGGGCATTCCTCGCCAACGCTGTAGAGATTTTGAGGAGCGTGGATTTTGTCTAAGAGGGGACATGTGTCCCATGGAGCATGGTGTCAATCGGATTGTCATTGAAGATGTACAG AGTCTTTCACAGTTTAATCTTCCTGTTTCACTTCCAAGTGTGCACCTATTGGGAGCACCTGCTGGAACTGGGCCTTTACCATCAGTTAGTGCTTCTTCAACTGCTTTGATGAACAGCAAAGGATTGCATGGAAAAAGTAGCAAGCCTGGAATGGCCGATGATGGTTTGGGCTTGAATGGTGCATTTCCTGGTTCTGGTTGTGTAAATGGAGCTGATCTGTATGATCCTGATCAACCCTTGTGGAATAACAATTGTCCTGAAACATCAAGTGCCCTGCTTTCACTACAATCACCTAAGATTCATGAAACTGACTCTACCTTGAATGATGATCCCTCTGATCGGCATCTTGGCAGGCTATGTGACAGTGCTGATAATGAGTGCCTTGTTAGAAGCACTGGAATTGGTGTTGGTTCACAAGGTAACAGTTTGTCTGTTTGGGGCAGAATCGGTAGTTCAAAAAATAGATTAGATGTGAAGGGAAAAATTGATTCTACTTCCTCTGATTATCTTGAGAATGAAGCTAAGGAAGATAAAGGGGCCTTAGCGAGCGTTCAAGGCACTTCCCGTCAAGGGAAGCGGATCATTGCAGAGGATGTTGGCCTAAAAGCTATGGATTCATCTCCCAAGACACCGAGTGATAATATGCGTAGCATTCGGAAACCTTCTCAAAAGGCACTgcgaactctatttgtcaatGGCATTCCCCAGAGAAACAATAAAAGAGAGgctcttctttctcattttcaaaaatttggagaGGTAATTGATATTTATATTCCAGCAAATGGAGAACGAGCTTTTGTCCAGTTCTCTAAAAGGGAAGAGGCAGAAGCTGCTCTTAAGGCACCTGATGCTGTAATGGGTAACCGCTTTATTAAGCTGTGGTGGGCTAATCGAGATAGCATTCCAGATGATGGCATAAGCAGCGGCAGTAGTGTATCTGTAACACCACTTGGTGTGACTGCTGCTTCAGCTTCATATCATCCTTCCATTGTTAGTAAAGGAAAAGATATTAATCAACCTGCTGCTTCAAGGAGTAGCGTTCTCCATGCTTCTGATGCTTCTGTGTCTGTCTCTGATCACCCTAAGCCTGTCATCTCAGATGCTCCTAAAGCTCAACCTCCCATGCAAAAGAAGCTAGATTCTTTAGAGCAGTTGAAAGAAGAACTTCGCAAGAAACAGGAATTGCTAGACCAGAAGCGGAACGACTTCCGGCGCCAGTTACAAAAACTTGAGAAACAT GCCACTAAGGGTGAGGTAGTTGCCGAACAAGTTGCTAAGAGACCTAAAGTGGAAATAGTGGCCGATATTTCTAAAGCTGCTACTCCAAGGTCCTCCTATGATCCTGGTTCTGCCGTGGTATCACCACATACTGAGATGGTGGGAGATAAGATAAAATCGGTGGATAATGTTTTGTCCCATAGTCCTAAAGCAAGTACACCCACATCACTACAGGAATCTACGAACTTGAAGCAGCCAAATCGTCCATTAGCACCAGTAGGGGTTCCTTTTCTGATGAATAGATACAAATTGGACAACCGTCCTACTGGATTTAGAATTATTCCGCCTTTACCAGCTGGACTTGCAAGT GTTGCTGTTTTGAAGGAACACTTTTCATCTTATGGTGATCTTTCTACTGTGGAGCTAGAAGATATGGATGTTGGTGAGTCAGAGGCATCAAAAATTTGCTCAGCTTGTATTACTTTCACCACACGTCGTTCAGCTGAGAGAGCATTTGTTAATGGTAAATGCTGGCAAGAccacaatttgaaatttatgtgGCTGACATCTAGTAATTCGAGGAGCGACTCCGGTGGCAGTGAAAATTCTCCGTCCACTCATAAGGGGCATTCAGAACCTGATATCCAGCCTGCAGAAACATATTCAGAAC CTGATGTCCAGCCTGCAGAAACATTACCAAGTATTGTTTCCGAGGAAGTTACTGCATCAGAAAATGGAGATCCTGAAAGTCTGGAAATAAAAAGTGGTGTTGAGCGTATGGAATTGGGTGAAGATTCACAGCCTGGTGCAAGCCCAAAATCAGGTGAGGAAGAGTAA
- the LOC126714812 gene encoding zinc finger CCCH domain-containing protein 41 isoform X1: MELKVSSPKPLGLSPSDCVSDPEEKEVSDDDDDDRNHKHRRRETRSQSLERDAPEHVITRPYRRRNKPYENGHAFRDFESQASEKDLYTKFERRRPGLMPLARSPLDLNQRNRANQTFSGDTGPGRGRGRDSGSWNQRDSRFSSVDIASQMVQQGPIPPSLYNGRGLPNVSNAQSASWSAFGLIPGLPTGGLDTIHSIGLQGTLRPPINSSMNMGIPRQRCRDFEERGFCLRGDMCPMEHGVNRIVIEDVQSLSQFNLPVSLPSVHLLGAPAGTGPLPSVSASSTALMNSKGLHGKSSKPGMADDGLGLNGAFPGSGCVNGADLYDPDQPLWNNNCPETSSALLSLQSPKIHETDSTLNDDPSDRHLGRLCDSADNECLVRSTGIGVGSQGNSLSVWGRIGSSKNRLDVKGKIDSTSSDYLENEAKEDKGALASVQGTSRQGKRIIAEDVGLKAMDSSPKTPSDNMRSIRKPSQKALRTLFVNGIPQRNNKREALLSHFQKFGEVIDIYIPANGERAFVQFSKREEAEAALKAPDAVMGNRFIKLWWANRDSIPDDGISSGSSVSVTPLGVTAASASYHPSIVSKGKDINQPAASRSSVLHASDASVSVSDHPKPVISDAPKAQPPMQKKLDSLEQLKEELRKKQELLDQKRNDFRRQLQKLEKHATKGEVVAEQVAKRPKVEIVADISKAATPRSSYDPGSAVVSPHTEMVGDKIKSVDNVLSHSPKASTPTSLQESTNLKQPNRPLAPVGVPFLMNRYKLDNRPTGFRIIPPLPAGLASVAVLKEHFSSYGDLSTVELEDMDVGESEASKICSACITFTTRRSAERAFVNGKCWQDHNLKFMWLTSSNSRSDSGGSENSPSTHKGHSEPDIQPAETYSEPDVQPAETYSEPDVQPAETLPSIVSEEVTASENGDPESLEIKSGVERMELGEDSQPGASPKSGEEE, from the exons ATGGAGCTGAAAGTTTCATCTCCAAAACCACTGGGTCTTTCTCCTTCTGATTGTGTTAGTGATCCTGAGGAGAAGGAAGTCagtgacgatgatgatgatgatcgtAACCATAAGCATCGTAGGCGGGAGACACGTTCTCAATCTTTAGAAAGAGATGCTCCAGAGCATGTAATAACAAGGCCATATAGAAGACGCAACAAACCTTATGAAAATGGGCATGCTTTCAGGGATTTTGAATCTCAAGCAAGTGAGAAAGACTTGTATACAAAGTTTGAAAGAAGACGCCCTGGTCTAATGCCACTCGCTCGATCACCTTTGGATTTGAATCAAAGAAATCGGGCAAACCAAACATTTTCTGGAGACACTGGTCCTGGTAGAGGAAGAGGCAGGGATTCTGGATCTTGGAATCAACGTGATTCAAGGTTCAGCTCAGTTGATATTGCTTCTCAAATGGTTCAGCAGGGGCCCATTCCTCCTAGCCTATACAATGGAAGAGGTTTGCCAAATGTTTCAAATGCACAGAGTGCATCTTGGAGTGCATTTGGATTAATTCCAGGACTACCAACTGGTGGCTTGGATACAATCCATTCCATTGGGTTGCAAGGAACTCTCAGACCACCCATCAATTCTTCAATGAATATGGGCATTCCTCGCCAACGCTGTAGAGATTTTGAGGAGCGTGGATTTTGTCTAAGAGGGGACATGTGTCCCATGGAGCATGGTGTCAATCGGATTGTCATTGAAGATGTACAG AGTCTTTCACAGTTTAATCTTCCTGTTTCACTTCCAAGTGTGCACCTATTGGGAGCACCTGCTGGAACTGGGCCTTTACCATCAGTTAGTGCTTCTTCAACTGCTTTGATGAACAGCAAAGGATTGCATGGAAAAAGTAGCAAGCCTGGAATGGCCGATGATGGTTTGGGCTTGAATGGTGCATTTCCTGGTTCTGGTTGTGTAAATGGAGCTGATCTGTATGATCCTGATCAACCCTTGTGGAATAACAATTGTCCTGAAACATCAAGTGCCCTGCTTTCACTACAATCACCTAAGATTCATGAAACTGACTCTACCTTGAATGATGATCCCTCTGATCGGCATCTTGGCAGGCTATGTGACAGTGCTGATAATGAGTGCCTTGTTAGAAGCACTGGAATTGGTGTTGGTTCACAAGGTAACAGTTTGTCTGTTTGGGGCAGAATCGGTAGTTCAAAAAATAGATTAGATGTGAAGGGAAAAATTGATTCTACTTCCTCTGATTATCTTGAGAATGAAGCTAAGGAAGATAAAGGGGCCTTAGCGAGCGTTCAAGGCACTTCCCGTCAAGGGAAGCGGATCATTGCAGAGGATGTTGGCCTAAAAGCTATGGATTCATCTCCCAAGACACCGAGTGATAATATGCGTAGCATTCGGAAACCTTCTCAAAAGGCACTgcgaactctatttgtcaatGGCATTCCCCAGAGAAACAATAAAAGAGAGgctcttctttctcattttcaaaaatttggagaGGTAATTGATATTTATATTCCAGCAAATGGAGAACGAGCTTTTGTCCAGTTCTCTAAAAGGGAAGAGGCAGAAGCTGCTCTTAAGGCACCTGATGCTGTAATGGGTAACCGCTTTATTAAGCTGTGGTGGGCTAATCGAGATAGCATTCCAGATGATGGCATAAGCAGCGGCAGTAGTGTATCTGTAACACCACTTGGTGTGACTGCTGCTTCAGCTTCATATCATCCTTCCATTGTTAGTAAAGGAAAAGATATTAATCAACCTGCTGCTTCAAGGAGTAGCGTTCTCCATGCTTCTGATGCTTCTGTGTCTGTCTCTGATCACCCTAAGCCTGTCATCTCAGATGCTCCTAAAGCTCAACCTCCCATGCAAAAGAAGCTAGATTCTTTAGAGCAGTTGAAAGAAGAACTTCGCAAGAAACAGGAATTGCTAGACCAGAAGCGGAACGACTTCCGGCGCCAGTTACAAAAACTTGAGAAACAT GCCACTAAGGGTGAGGTAGTTGCCGAACAAGTTGCTAAGAGACCTAAAGTGGAAATAGTGGCCGATATTTCTAAAGCTGCTACTCCAAGGTCCTCCTATGATCCTGGTTCTGCCGTGGTATCACCACATACTGAGATGGTGGGAGATAAGATAAAATCGGTGGATAATGTTTTGTCCCATAGTCCTAAAGCAAGTACACCCACATCACTACAGGAATCTACGAACTTGAAGCAGCCAAATCGTCCATTAGCACCAGTAGGGGTTCCTTTTCTGATGAATAGATACAAATTGGACAACCGTCCTACTGGATTTAGAATTATTCCGCCTTTACCAGCTGGACTTGCAAGT GTTGCTGTTTTGAAGGAACACTTTTCATCTTATGGTGATCTTTCTACTGTGGAGCTAGAAGATATGGATGTTGGTGAGTCAGAGGCATCAAAAATTTGCTCAGCTTGTATTACTTTCACCACACGTCGTTCAGCTGAGAGAGCATTTGTTAATGGTAAATGCTGGCAAGAccacaatttgaaatttatgtgGCTGACATCTAGTAATTCGAGGAGCGACTCCGGTGGCAGTGAAAATTCTCCGTCCACTCATAAGGGGCATTCAGAACCTGATATCCAGCCTGCAGAAACATATTCAGAACCTGATGTCCAGCCTGCAGAAACATATTCGGAACCTGATGTCCAGCCTGCAGAAACATTACCAAGTATTGTTTCCGAGGAAGTTACTGCATCAGAAAATGGAGATCCTGAAAGTCTGGAAATAAAAAGTGGTGTTGAGCGTATGGAATTGGGTGAAGATTCACAGCCTGGTGCAAGCCCAAAATCAGGTGAGGAAGAGTAA